A window of Exiguobacterium sp. FSL W8-0210 contains these coding sequences:
- a CDS encoding DHH family phosphoesterase, with protein sequence MESGQQVSPERERRIVRFIPYLLIVGLLLVVAVREPIISAIGAVVTALLFGLHLFEERRARRAWEAYVAGISMQVEETGQDALTNMPIGILLYDEDTLVTWFNDPMRDIFDDVAMGQTLNELDPLFIEMVATNEDQATLEIGDAVYRVFSNHENRTFYLFDMTEEAQVEQQLVDNQTVIGVIYLDNYDEMTQGIEDQLRSELNSRVTQLLNHWAAEHGTYIKRTASDRYFIVTTEENLRILERSKFTILDTVREETSQRGVQLTLSIGIGCGSDPIPTLGLMAQSSLDLALGRGGDQVVIKRDGKVRFYGGKTNPTEKRTRVRARVIANSLRDLMQESSRVLIMGHKNPDMDALGSAIGILKLAEMNDKEAHIVLPPEEIGRGIRRMMDEIAEVPQLETRFVNAFQADQLIDDQTLLVVVDTHKPSLVVVPTLLDRFEHMVVIDHHRRGEDFIEDAVLVYLEPYASSTSELVTELIEYQPTNQKLSMLEATALLAGIIVDTKGFALRTGSRTFDAASYLRSQGADTVLVQEFLSQDLETYVEQSHILERSEVYTKGMAIATAEPGVIYDQVLIAQAADQLLSLQGIRAAFVIAELQDGRTAISARSLGEVNVQLIMETLGGGGHLTNAATQMSESVITVADALRKAIDQYLEDETKGEESE encoded by the coding sequence ATGGAGTCAGGTCAACAAGTATCACCGGAACGAGAACGACGCATCGTTCGCTTCATTCCGTATCTATTAATCGTCGGTCTGCTTCTCGTCGTCGCTGTACGTGAACCGATCATCTCTGCTATCGGAGCCGTCGTGACTGCCCTCCTCTTCGGATTGCACCTATTCGAAGAACGTCGTGCACGCAGGGCATGGGAGGCGTACGTCGCCGGAATCTCGATGCAAGTCGAGGAGACGGGACAAGATGCGTTGACGAACATGCCAATCGGGATTTTGTTATACGATGAGGATACCCTCGTCACCTGGTTCAATGATCCGATGCGGGACATATTTGATGATGTAGCGATGGGACAGACGCTCAATGAGCTCGATCCCTTATTCATCGAGATGGTCGCGACGAATGAGGACCAAGCGACGCTTGAAATCGGTGATGCCGTATATCGCGTCTTTTCAAATCATGAGAACCGGACGTTCTATCTGTTCGATATGACAGAAGAGGCACAAGTCGAACAACAACTCGTCGACAATCAGACGGTCATCGGCGTCATCTATCTCGATAACTACGATGAGATGACACAAGGTATCGAAGATCAGTTGCGCAGTGAGTTGAACAGTCGTGTCACTCAACTATTGAATCACTGGGCAGCCGAACACGGAACGTATATCAAGCGGACCGCGTCCGATCGATATTTCATCGTCACGACAGAAGAGAATCTCCGGATTCTCGAACGATCGAAGTTCACGATTCTCGATACCGTTCGCGAAGAGACGAGTCAGCGTGGTGTCCAGTTGACGTTATCGATCGGAATTGGTTGCGGAAGTGACCCGATTCCGACGCTTGGTCTGATGGCTCAGTCGAGTCTCGATCTCGCATTAGGACGGGGAGGCGATCAAGTCGTCATCAAACGCGACGGGAAAGTCCGCTTTTATGGCGGCAAGACGAACCCGACAGAAAAACGGACACGTGTCCGGGCACGGGTCATTGCCAACTCGCTTCGTGATTTAATGCAGGAATCAAGCCGTGTCCTGATCATGGGGCATAAGAATCCGGATATGGATGCACTCGGATCAGCGATCGGCATTTTGAAGCTTGCGGAAATGAACGATAAGGAAGCGCATATCGTTTTACCGCCAGAAGAAATCGGACGCGGGATTCGCCGGATGATGGACGAGATCGCTGAAGTACCACAACTCGAGACACGGTTCGTCAATGCGTTTCAAGCCGATCAGTTGATTGACGATCAGACGTTACTCGTCGTCGTCGATACCCACAAACCGTCGCTCGTCGTCGTACCGACGTTACTCGATCGATTCGAGCATATGGTCGTGATTGATCATCACCGGCGTGGGGAGGATTTCATCGAAGATGCGGTCCTCGTTTATCTCGAGCCTTACGCATCGTCGACGTCAGAGCTCGTCACCGAGTTAATCGAGTACCAGCCGACGAATCAAAAGCTATCGATGCTTGAAGCGACGGCGTTACTTGCCGGAATCATCGTCGATACGAAAGGCTTTGCCCTTCGGACCGGATCGCGGACGTTCGATGCTGCCTCTTACTTGCGTTCACAAGGTGCTGACACGGTGCTCGTGCAAGAGTTCCTCAGTCAGGATCTTGAGACGTACGTCGAGCAGTCACATATCCTCGAGCGGTCCGAGGTCTATACGAAAGGGATGGCGATTGCGACAGCGGAACCTGGCGTCATTTACGATCAAGTCTTGATCGCACAAGCGGCCGATCAATTGTTGTCGCTTCAAGGCATTCGTGCTGCCTTCGTCATCGCGGAACTTCAAGACGGACGGACAGCGATCAGTGCCCGTTCCCTTGGAGAAGTCAACGTCCAATTGATCATGGAGACGCTCGGAGGCGGCGGTCACTTGACGAACGCGGCGACACAGATGTCAGAATCGGTCATCACGGTCGCGGATGCGTTGCGTAAAGCGATCGATCAATATCTAGAAGATGAGACAAAAGGAGAGGAATCAGAATGA
- the rpsR gene encoding 30S ribosomal protein S18: MARRPGGKRRRKVCYFTSNHITHIDYKDVELLKRFISERGKILPRRVTGTSAKYQRPLTIAIKRARQMALIPYVAD; this comes from the coding sequence ATGGCACGTCGTCCAGGTGGAAAACGTCGTCGTAAAGTATGTTACTTCACGTCGAACCACATCACTCATATCGATTATAAAGACGTAGAACTTCTCAAACGTTTCATTTCGGAACGCGGTAAGATTCTTCCACGTCGTGTGACTGGTACTTCAGCGAAATACCAACGTCCACTTACAATCGCAATCAAACGCGCACGTCAAATGGCTTTAATCCCATACGTGGCTGACTGA
- the ssb gene encoding single-stranded DNA-binding protein, which translates to MINRVVLVGRLTRDPEMRYTQSGIAVTRFTLACDRPFTGQDGKREADFIDCVVWRKQAENVAQYLKKGSLAGVEGRLQISSYDDKEGQRRYRAEVVADSVRFLESRNASRSSDGSEGYASSTGGNGNAAGWGSQQQQNNSSSPAPASSNSGFGADPFSGGSSIDLSDDDLPF; encoded by the coding sequence ATGATTAACCGCGTCGTTTTAGTCGGTCGGTTAACTCGTGACCCGGAAATGCGTTATACGCAGAGCGGGATTGCGGTAACGCGATTCACACTCGCATGTGACCGTCCTTTCACAGGGCAAGATGGGAAGCGAGAAGCTGATTTCATCGATTGCGTCGTTTGGCGCAAGCAAGCAGAGAACGTTGCTCAGTATTTGAAGAAGGGTAGTCTTGCTGGTGTAGAGGGTCGCCTCCAGATTAGCAGCTACGACGATAAAGAAGGGCAACGCCGTTATCGTGCGGAAGTCGTCGCTGATAGCGTCCGCTTCCTCGAGTCACGTAACGCGAGCCGTTCTTCGGATGGTAGCGAAGGCTACGCTTCATCTACTGGTGGAAACGGGAATGCTGCAGGATGGGGTTCACAGCAACAGCAGAACAACTCTTCCTCGCCAGCACCCGCTTCATCGAATTCGGGCTTCGGCGCTGATCCGTTCAGCGGCGGTAGTTCGATCGACCTTTCAGACGACGATCTCCCGTTCTAA
- the rpsF gene encoding 30S ribosomal protein S6, protein MRKYEVLYIIRPELDEEARKATVERFNKVLTDNGGTVDKTTEMGKRRFAYEINDMREGFYVLLNVSAEPAATKELDRLMKISDDIVRLMITKDEK, encoded by the coding sequence ATGCGTAAATACGAAGTACTTTACATCATCCGTCCGGAACTTGATGAGGAAGCACGCAAAGCAACAGTGGAGCGTTTCAACAAAGTCCTCACTGATAACGGTGGTACAGTTGATAAAACAACTGAAATGGGTAAACGTCGTTTCGCTTACGAAATCAATGATATGCGTGAAGGGTTCTACGTTCTTCTTAACGTTTCTGCTGAACCAGCAGCTACAAAAGAACTTGACCGTCTCATGAAGATCAGTGACGATATCGTTCGCTTAATGATCACAAAAGACGAGAAATAA
- the ychF gene encoding redox-regulated ATPase YchF, which yields MGLTAGIVGLPNVGKSTLFNAITQAGVEAANYPFATIDPNVGVVEVPDARLRKLTELVNPKKTIPTAFEFTDIAGIVKGASKGEGLGNKFLANIREVDAICQVVRCFVDENITHVAGKVSPIDDIETINLELILADLEQVEKRIQRVQKQVKSRDKNAAAELEALEIVQALLEDEKPARLAELNEDQAAIVKHFQLLTMKPMLYVANVGEDEVADADSNENVRLVREFAAKEGAEVIVICARIEEEIAELEPEERQEFLVDLGIEESGLDQLIHAAYSTLGLATYFTAGEKEVRAWTFKKGMKAPQCAGVIHSDFERGFIRAEVVAYEDLAAAGNMATVKEQGRYRSEGKEYVFQDGDVVTFRFNV from the coding sequence GTGGGATTAACAGCAGGAATCGTTGGCTTACCAAACGTAGGAAAATCAACACTTTTTAACGCCATCACACAAGCAGGTGTAGAGGCAGCGAACTATCCGTTCGCAACGATCGACCCGAACGTCGGTGTCGTTGAAGTACCAGATGCACGTCTTCGGAAATTGACAGAACTCGTCAACCCGAAAAAGACGATCCCGACAGCATTCGAATTCACGGATATCGCCGGTATCGTAAAAGGTGCGTCTAAAGGGGAAGGGCTCGGAAATAAATTCCTCGCGAACATTCGTGAAGTAGATGCGATCTGTCAGGTCGTACGTTGTTTCGTAGATGAAAACATCACACACGTGGCCGGAAAAGTCTCACCGATCGATGATATCGAGACGATCAACCTCGAATTGATCCTCGCAGATCTTGAGCAGGTCGAAAAACGGATTCAGCGTGTTCAAAAACAAGTCAAGTCGCGCGATAAAAACGCAGCGGCTGAGCTTGAAGCACTTGAAATCGTGCAAGCGTTGCTCGAAGATGAGAAACCAGCACGTCTCGCTGAATTGAATGAAGATCAAGCAGCCATCGTCAAACACTTCCAATTGTTGACGATGAAACCGATGCTCTACGTCGCAAACGTCGGCGAAGATGAAGTCGCAGATGCAGACAGCAATGAGAACGTTCGTCTCGTCCGTGAGTTCGCAGCAAAAGAAGGCGCAGAAGTCATCGTCATCTGTGCTCGCATCGAAGAAGAGATTGCGGAGCTTGAGCCAGAAGAACGTCAAGAGTTCCTCGTCGATCTCGGAATCGAAGAGTCGGGTCTTGATCAATTGATCCATGCGGCGTACAGCACACTTGGTCTTGCGACATACTTCACAGCAGGTGAAAAAGAAGTACGCGCTTGGACGTTTAAAAAAGGCATGAAAGCCCCACAATGTGCGGGTGTCATCCACTCGGACTTCGAACGCGGGTTCATCCGTGCAGAAGTCGTTGCGTATGAAGATTTAGCAGCTGCAGGTAACATGGCGACAGTTAAGGAACAAGGTCGTTACCGTTCTGAAGGTAAGGAATATGTCTTCCAAGACGGCGATGTCGTCACATTCCGCTTCAACGTCTAA
- a CDS encoding DUF951 domain-containing protein — MIPKTYQLHDYVEMKKQHPCGTNRWQIIRVGMDIRIKCQGCGASILMPRRDFDKRLKKVLPE; from the coding sequence ATGATTCCAAAAACGTATCAACTCCATGATTATGTTGAGATGAAGAAGCAGCATCCATGTGGAACGAACCGATGGCAGATCATTCGGGTCGGCATGGATATCCGAATCAAATGTCAAGGTTGCGGGGCGAGCATTTTAATGCCACGTCGTGATTTTGATAAACGATTGAAAAAAGTCTTACCAGAGTGA
- a CDS encoding mechanosensitive ion channel family protein encodes MATNQDVQESVAQVDKLINQVMDADMWIRFGMKLLIALIIIAAFYVLTRVLTGAVSRLFTIRKINEQDYLAQRQNETLLKLLQNAIRYVLGIIMLLTVLSQFGINITGLVASAGIAGLAISFGAKNLVQDIITGAFIIFERQFKVGDYVRVGVIEGVVTELGIRTTKLKGLNGEIHIIPNGQILQVTNYSVDNSFALVDVQVSYDEDLERVEQVLREIADRTTKKYVDMFVEPIQMLGVQTLGPSEVVYRLMAEVPPMQHFQAGRLIRKELKQGLEEENIKIPYPRMVMMNPEQKNGGQTDDSKNVSTP; translated from the coding sequence ATGGCTACCAATCAAGATGTACAAGAATCCGTCGCCCAAGTCGATAAATTGATCAACCAAGTAATGGATGCGGATATGTGGATTCGTTTTGGGATGAAACTACTGATTGCGCTCATCATCATCGCGGCGTTCTATGTGTTGACGCGCGTTTTGACTGGGGCAGTCTCACGTCTCTTTACGATCAGGAAAATCAATGAACAGGACTACTTGGCGCAACGACAGAACGAGACGCTGTTGAAGTTGCTCCAAAATGCGATTCGTTACGTACTTGGAATCATCATGTTGTTGACAGTGCTTAGTCAGTTCGGAATCAACATCACCGGTCTCGTTGCCAGTGCCGGAATCGCTGGTCTCGCGATTTCGTTTGGTGCGAAGAACTTGGTGCAAGATATCATTACAGGAGCGTTCATCATCTTCGAACGTCAGTTTAAAGTCGGAGATTATGTACGCGTCGGTGTAATCGAAGGCGTCGTGACGGAACTTGGTATCCGGACGACAAAACTCAAAGGACTCAACGGAGAAATCCACATCATCCCGAACGGTCAGATTTTACAAGTGACGAACTATTCGGTCGACAACAGTTTCGCACTCGTCGATGTCCAAGTCTCTTATGATGAGGATCTTGAACGTGTCGAACAAGTTTTGCGTGAGATTGCAGACCGGACGACGAAGAAGTATGTCGATATGTTCGTCGAGCCGATTCAGATGCTCGGTGTTCAGACACTTGGTCCTTCAGAAGTCGTCTATCGTTTGATGGCAGAAGTACCACCGATGCAACATTTCCAAGCTGGTCGTCTGATCCGGAAGGAATTGAAGCAAGGACTCGAAGAAGAAAACATCAAGATCCCGTATCCACGGATGGTCATGATGAATCCAGAACAAAAGAATGGTGGACAGACGGATGATTCCAAAAACGTATCAACTCCATGA
- the yyaC gene encoding spore protease YyaC produces the protein MNFRFHSHEPKPYSFFLEYTEPFAKERLAEQLFEQVSAVQEKRPIVLVCIGSDRSTGDSLGPLVGTFLEKQAPAHLHVYGTLAKPVHALNLAETIHSIQTTHYRPLVIAIDACLGRLSSVGHAFFSEGPLAPGAGVQKELPAVGDFNIKAVVNVSGFMEMMILQNTRLHLVYELAELVANSFHMLDAKLSAESTRTTISFTPRSM, from the coding sequence ATGAACTTCCGCTTTCATTCGCACGAGCCCAAGCCCTATTCTTTCTTTTTAGAATATACGGAACCGTTCGCGAAAGAACGCTTAGCTGAACAATTATTCGAACAAGTCTCTGCCGTCCAAGAAAAACGTCCGATCGTACTCGTCTGCATTGGTTCTGATCGTTCGACAGGTGACTCACTCGGTCCACTCGTTGGGACATTCCTCGAGAAACAAGCGCCTGCTCATCTTCACGTCTACGGTACACTCGCTAAACCCGTCCATGCACTGAATCTCGCAGAAACCATTCACTCGATCCAAACGACCCATTACCGTCCACTCGTCATCGCGATCGATGCGTGTCTCGGTCGCCTTTCAAGTGTCGGACATGCCTTTTTCTCGGAAGGTCCACTCGCACCCGGCGCCGGCGTCCAAAAAGAGTTACCTGCGGTCGGTGACTTCAACATTAAGGCTGTCGTCAACGTCAGTGGATTCATGGAGATGATGATTCTCCAGAACACACGGTTACATCTCGTTTATGAACTAGCAGAACTCGTCGCGAACAGTTTCCACATGCTCGATGCGAAACTATCCGCTGAATCGACACGGACGACGATTTCCTTCACGCCCCGTTCGATGTAA
- a CDS encoding ParB/RepB/Spo0J family partition protein, protein MNELPVRAIRPNPTQPRKRFNEKALEELAQSLVRHGMIQPIVVRPRDGYYEIIAGERRYQAASRAGFERVPVLVIEADETRVMELALIENIQRADLSAIEEAMAYAEMIEEFGITQAELAQRVGKSRSHITNSLRLLQLPLLVQQAVMDERLSMGHARALLSLKHPKKIEQMAERVMAENWNVRRLEQALRERKEAARPQQATAVQFVEESLREKYGATVRIKQGKQAGKLEIDFIDEDDLNRLLDLLLPESDH, encoded by the coding sequence GTGAACGAATTACCTGTTCGGGCGATTCGCCCGAATCCGACTCAACCCCGGAAACGATTCAATGAAAAAGCATTAGAAGAACTCGCCCAATCACTCGTTCGGCACGGGATGATCCAACCGATCGTCGTCCGACCACGTGATGGCTATTATGAAATCATCGCCGGCGAACGACGGTATCAAGCAGCGAGTCGCGCAGGATTCGAACGTGTACCGGTCCTCGTGATCGAAGCAGACGAGACACGCGTGATGGAGCTCGCTTTGATCGAAAACATCCAACGGGCGGATTTATCCGCGATTGAAGAGGCGATGGCGTATGCGGAGATGATCGAGGAATTCGGTATCACGCAAGCAGAGCTTGCGCAGCGTGTCGGCAAAAGTCGTTCGCACATCACGAACAGTCTTCGGTTACTACAATTGCCGTTACTCGTTCAACAAGCGGTCATGGATGAGCGTCTATCGATGGGACATGCCCGCGCGCTCCTGTCGCTGAAACATCCAAAGAAGATCGAACAGATGGCAGAACGGGTCATGGCGGAGAACTGGAACGTCCGTCGGTTAGAGCAGGCGCTTCGGGAACGTAAGGAAGCCGCCCGTCCGCAACAAGCGACCGCTGTTCAATTCGTCGAGGAATCACTTCGCGAAAAATACGGGGCGACCGTTCGGATTAAACAAGGAAAACAAGCAGGGAAACTCGAGATCGATTTTATAGACGAAGACGACCTCAATCGGTTGCTCGACTTGTTATTACCTGAATCGGATCACTAA
- the noc gene encoding nucleoid occlusion protein, translating into MRNAIAKLLGKGGQPATIELDPQETVQELPLTELVANQFQPRTVFDGDRIEELAVTIEEHGLLQPIVVRKQGTGYEIIAGERRYRAVRSLGWETIPAIVKEMTDETTASLALIENLQREDLTPIEEAEAYERLLALQDITQEVLARKLGRSQSTIANKLRLLRLPTDVREALKQRTITERHARALLPLKDEALQVTVLAEILEREWNVKETERRVERLMTPQPPKKKRHKSFARDTRIALNTLRDSVDMIEQTGLTIEKEEVDCEEYVEVRIRIVKARPE; encoded by the coding sequence GTGAGAAATGCAATTGCCAAGCTGCTCGGTAAGGGAGGGCAACCTGCTACGATCGAGCTTGACCCACAAGAGACGGTTCAGGAATTACCATTGACAGAACTTGTCGCGAACCAGTTCCAACCACGGACAGTGTTTGATGGGGACCGAATTGAAGAGCTAGCCGTTACGATCGAAGAGCATGGATTACTCCAGCCGATCGTCGTTCGAAAACAAGGAACAGGATACGAAATCATTGCGGGAGAACGACGATACCGGGCAGTGCGCTCGCTTGGCTGGGAAACGATTCCTGCCATCGTCAAAGAGATGACGGACGAGACGACTGCTTCACTGGCATTGATTGAAAATCTGCAACGCGAAGATTTGACACCAATCGAAGAAGCAGAAGCCTATGAGCGCTTGCTTGCGTTACAAGACATCACGCAAGAAGTGTTAGCTCGTAAGCTCGGACGTAGTCAATCGACGATTGCTAACAAATTGCGTTTGCTTCGATTGCCAACGGATGTCCGGGAAGCGTTGAAGCAACGGACGATCACGGAGCGTCATGCCCGTGCGTTATTGCCGCTCAAGGATGAAGCGCTACAAGTAACGGTACTCGCTGAAATTCTGGAACGGGAATGGAACGTCAAGGAGACGGAGCGCCGGGTGGAACGATTGATGACACCACAGCCACCGAAGAAAAAACGTCATAAGAGCTTTGCTCGGGATACACGGATTGCGTTAAATACCCTTCGCGATTCCGTCGATATGATCGAGCAAACCGGATTGACGATTGAAAAAGAAGAAGTCGATTGTGAAGAATATGTAGAGGTGCGGATTCGCATCGTGAAGGCACGTCCGGAATAA
- the rsmG gene encoding 16S rRNA (guanine(527)-N(7))-methyltransferase RsmG has protein sequence MNQQQFVTALAAQGLEVSEHQLHQFKRYYELLVEWNEKMNLTAITDEEDVYLKHFYDSITAAFYFDFTTVTTVCDVGAGAGFPSLPIKIMFPHLQVTIVDSLNKRIGFLNHLATELGLEGVAFHHGRAEEFGKNKQFRERFDVVTARAVARMSVLAEYCLPLAKVGGQFVALKAAKVSEELEDGAIALKVLGGNLRESFQFQLPGEESERNIVIVDKKRTTPGKYPRKAGTPAKDPLS, from the coding sequence ATGAACCAACAGCAATTCGTAACAGCATTGGCAGCACAGGGACTTGAGGTCTCAGAACATCAGTTGCATCAATTCAAACGGTATTATGAACTGCTCGTCGAGTGGAATGAAAAGATGAACCTGACAGCGATCACGGACGAAGAAGATGTCTACCTCAAGCACTTCTATGATTCGATCACAGCAGCGTTCTATTTCGATTTCACGACAGTCACGACGGTTTGTGATGTCGGAGCGGGCGCTGGTTTCCCGAGTCTGCCGATCAAGATCATGTTCCCACATCTCCAAGTGACGATCGTCGATTCACTGAACAAACGAATCGGCTTCCTCAATCATTTGGCGACGGAACTCGGACTCGAAGGTGTCGCGTTCCATCATGGACGCGCCGAAGAGTTCGGCAAAAATAAACAATTCCGCGAACGGTTCGACGTCGTGACAGCACGTGCGGTCGCCCGGATGTCCGTTCTCGCGGAATATTGCCTACCGCTTGCGAAAGTCGGGGGACAATTCGTTGCCTTGAAGGCAGCGAAAGTCAGTGAAGAGCTCGAGGATGGTGCGATTGCCTTAAAAGTACTCGGTGGGAATTTACGGGAAAGTTTCCAGTTCCAATTGCCAGGCGAGGAAAGTGAGCGTAATATCGTTATTGTAGATAAAAAACGAACAACACCCGGGAAATATCCGCGTAAAGCGGGTACGCCTGCGAAAGATCCATTAAGCTAA